CAATGGCTGATTAAGCTCGAAAAGGTTGGAAAGGTCTCCTGTAACAACAACGTCCAGGTCTAAATACATAAACTTATCTTCATTGATCAACTTTTCATGTTCTGATGAAAAAATCCATAGCTTAGCGTAATTGCCTTTTGTTTTGTCAATTAAATATCGACATTTATTCGGTAGTTCTATTGGCTCGATTTGTGCGTCTAGGCCCGAAGGGTCATCAGTAACACAGATCATACGAAAAGGCTGGGTGTGATGAATGCTTAGCATCTCATGGAGCGCATTAACATGGGCTGATGAGTACGGAGCCCCTTCAGATGGTGTTCCCCAGCGAAAGCATACAAAGACTAACATGATTTTGAGGGCGCCTTATTTGAAAAAAACAGTATCAAATATAGCATCAATATGCTCCAATTGTGTATTAAACTGGGCACGCTAAACTGCTGCAAAGCTTTATGTCCAATGACTTTCGTGTCCATTTATTCATATAATAAACCTACTGTAACCAGACTGAAGTAACTTTATATAAGTGGCTGTGAATTAGCTATACGTCGGCCTCGCGAAGTGGTTATTCATGCTCCGGATGCCACATTATTCCAACCCAATGGTGGGAGCGATGACGTACAGCTTCAATTGTGCCATCGTCAGACCACGCCAGTGGAAGCATGTCATCGCCCAGATCAGTCTCACGGATAGCGAGAAAGTGGAAGCTGTTAACTGTGGGGTTACAGTTTATTTTTTCCACGTCGTCTGATCTATCAGTGATTCCCTCTTTGCCGCATAGGTATAAGTCGAGCACATCACCTGTAATGATAGCATGGCGACAGGCGACATGCCCCGAAATCGGCGTTAAACGCCCACTCTGGTAGTGGTTCAACATCTGCATGCCGCGACAAATGCCAAGAACTGGTACAGAGTAACCGATGCTGTACTCAAGGGCTGCTCTCTCAAGCGCGTCCCGCGCCGGTGCCGAACCGATATCATTGCCGCCAGATAGCACAATTGCCTCTGGGGCAAGTTTACACAGATACTCTGCGAGACCATTGCTCGGAACTCCGCTACAAAGAGGAATTGGCAAGAAGCCTAATTCCCAGAGCATAGCTGCCAACCGCACATCAAGGGTGTCGCGATTTTCTGCGCGGCTTGGAAGTGAGTCAATTCGTTGTGTTAGGGCAGCACGTTTAATCAAGCGTTAATCATCTCTACCGATTTGGTCTCGCGGGTTAGTTGATCACTGAACACTTAGTAATCCCCACCAGTAGGTTCAGGAGGTTCACTCTAGCGTTACGCGCCGGCGGTACTCCTGGTGCGCTGTAACCATAAACTCAGTTATGAAGGCGCTAAATATTGCTAGCATGCCCCCTAAGACAATCCCCAACATGATTATCAAACCTGTTCTGGGTTCTTCCTCTTCCAGGTCCTCCTTTGTGAGGTCTAACAAGTCTTGCCTAGCTTGCTCCCAAGCAGTTTTAAGTTCCTTGCGCTGGTCCAGTAGACTTTCATAGAGCCACACGCTACCGGCCACATCAGCAATCCCGGCGTCATCCGGCAGCTCGGTTAGGCGGGCTTCTAACTTGTGTACTGCCCGATCTACGTGTTCCAGTCTTGATTTGATTTCTGTAATCCTTTTCTCAGTCTCTTTTTTCTTGGTCGTCTTCTCTGTATCGATCTTCTCTTCCACCGCCTCTTCGGTATCTGTCGGTTCGGGCTGGGTAGCCGTCTGCTGGTAGACTGCATACACTACCGTGGCGACGACAACTAACAGGAAGACCACCGCCATGATGCGCCAGCGGCGCAGCATTGTAATGTAAGGTCGATCAGGGATATCTCGTCATCCTGAACTGGCCGCCGGGTCGATCCATGACCGGTTTGCCCAGTTTGTGCACCTTGATCTTCGGTAGAGGCCATCTTTTCCTTCTTGTCTTATGTGAGCAAATAAGGTGGGTTATCCGGACTAGGCTAGGTGTCACAGGTAGCGCTACGACGGCTACATTAGCCACGTTAAGCTACAAATAACATCGAATTATTGCAAGGGGGGGGGGGGGGGGGGGGGGGGGGGGGGGGGGGGGGGGGGGGGGGGGGGGGGGGGGGGGGGGGGGGGGGGGGGGGGGGGGGGGGAACGAGTGAGGCCAAAAAAGGCAGAAAAGAAGCAGGTTTGTTGTTGCCTTTGTTGTTGCGTCTATCAGTTAGTAAGGCGGTAAGCCTCTGATGAGCCATGAGGTTCATTGGGCGTAATGTGTATAATGCTGAGTTCTCGTAACTGCCAGGGGAGGAGTCAGCTTTGGTAACCCGTAAAAGTGCTCTAAAGTTCCTGGGCGATACCGCTGTCCTGTGGGTCGATCCACAGCTGATC
This Halorhodospira halochloris DNA region includes the following protein-coding sequences:
- a CDS encoding gamma-glutamyl-gamma-aminobutyrate hydrolase family protein (Members of this family of hydrolases with an active site Cys residue belong to MEROPS family C26.) encodes the protein MIKRAALTQRIDSLPSRAENRDTLDVRLAAMLWELGFLPIPLCSGVPSNGLAEYLCKLAPEAIVLSGGNDIGSAPARDALERAALEYSIGYSVPVLGICRGMQMLNHYQSGRLTPISGHVACRHAIITGDVLDLYLCGKEGITDRSDDVEKINCNPTVNSFHFLAIRETDLGDDMLPLAWSDDGTIEAVRHRSHHWVGIMWHPEHE